A genomic window from Slackia heliotrinireducens DSM 20476 includes:
- a CDS encoding Re/Si-specific NAD(P)(+) transhydrogenase subunit alpha, with the protein MLIGIPKEPAPRQTLVAGTPDTVGKLVKLGYDVCIETGAGVSADYADEAYEEAGARIVTTEEAWGADIVTCLSRPPEDKVALIKRGATLISRLNPHGDDEFFPKLADAHITALALDMVPRLSRAQALDVRSSMMNVAGNRAVIEAANTFNRMFAGQVTAAGKIPPAKVYVIGVGVAGLAAIGTAVAMGAQVSATDVRPEVADQVESLGGTFVEIPVKQESADGYAKALDEEQQKLTLAVYTEQCAENDIVITTAHVPGRKAPLLITAEAVAKMKPGSIIVDMGASRHGGNCELSVADQVVKTDNGVTIIGYTDLPARLPGQASQLFGQNIVNLFKLATKEKNGIPTWDMDDEVIRGMTVALEGQIMWPPPPVNVSVAPAATAQAPAEPEPEPEKSALQKHWWKALLAAIGVALTLGAPPEMAGHFTVFMLAVVVGFYVITNVTHSLHTPLMSETNAISGIIIVGALLQIVHFDNPLVVVLAVIAMAIASINISGGFLVTHRMLKMFEKSSE; encoded by the coding sequence ATGCTGATTGGCATACCTAAAGAACCTGCCCCAAGGCAAACGCTTGTCGCGGGCACACCCGACACCGTCGGCAAGCTCGTCAAGCTGGGCTACGACGTCTGCATCGAAACGGGCGCAGGCGTATCCGCCGACTACGCGGACGAGGCCTACGAAGAGGCCGGGGCGCGCATTGTGACGACCGAAGAGGCGTGGGGCGCAGACATCGTCACCTGCCTGTCAAGACCGCCTGAAGACAAGGTGGCCCTCATAAAGCGCGGCGCAACCCTGATCTCCCGCCTCAACCCGCACGGCGACGACGAGTTCTTCCCGAAACTGGCCGACGCCCACATCACGGCTCTGGCCCTGGACATGGTGCCCCGCCTGTCCCGAGCGCAGGCGCTGGACGTTCGCTCATCCATGATGAACGTTGCGGGCAACCGCGCCGTCATCGAGGCTGCGAACACCTTCAACCGCATGTTCGCAGGTCAGGTCACCGCAGCAGGCAAGATTCCGCCTGCCAAGGTCTACGTCATCGGCGTGGGCGTGGCGGGCTTGGCGGCCATCGGCACCGCTGTGGCCATGGGTGCGCAGGTGTCCGCCACCGACGTGCGCCCCGAAGTCGCCGACCAGGTGGAATCGCTGGGCGGCACCTTCGTCGAGATTCCCGTCAAGCAGGAAAGCGCGGACGGATACGCCAAGGCCCTGGACGAAGAACAGCAGAAACTCACGCTGGCCGTCTACACCGAACAGTGCGCGGAAAACGATATCGTCATCACCACCGCCCATGTGCCTGGCCGCAAGGCGCCGCTGCTGATCACCGCCGAAGCCGTGGCGAAGATGAAGCCCGGTTCCATCATCGTCGACATGGGTGCTTCCAGGCACGGCGGCAACTGCGAACTGTCCGTGGCCGACCAGGTGGTCAAAACCGACAACGGCGTCACCATCATCGGCTACACCGACCTGCCGGCTCGCCTGCCGGGCCAGGCATCACAGCTTTTCGGCCAGAACATCGTGAACCTGTTCAAGCTCGCCACGAAGGAGAAGAACGGCATTCCCACATGGGACATGGACGACGAGGTCATCCGCGGCATGACCGTGGCCCTCGAAGGACAGATCATGTGGCCCCCGCCCCCGGTGAACGTCAGCGTGGCACCCGCCGCCACGGCGCAAGCGCCCGCCGAGCCCGAACCCGAACCCGAGAAATCCGCATTGCAGAAACACTGGTGGAAAGCCCTGCTGGCCGCCATCGGCGTCGCGCTCACCTTGGGGGCGCCGCCTGAAATGGCCGGTCACTTCACGGTGTTCATGCTGGCAGTGGTCGTCGGCTTCTACGTCATTACCAACGTGACGCACTCGCTGCACACGCCCCTCATGTCGGAGACGAACGCGATTTCAGGCATCATCATCGTGGGTGCGCTGTTGCAGATCGTGCACTTCGACAATCCCCTCGTGGTGGTGCTGGCGGTCATCGCCATGGCCATCGCATCGATCAACATCTCCGGCGGCTTCTTGGTCACCCATCGCATGCTTAAGATGTTCGAAAAGAGCTCTGAGTAA